A single window of Penaeus chinensis breed Huanghai No. 1 chromosome 9, ASM1920278v2, whole genome shotgun sequence DNA harbors:
- the LOC125029000 gene encoding uncharacterized protein LOC125029000, which yields MTAAHDHGCMTTVYALWLDARAPIDFEVIKQATSIMYRKLPHLRMSIGRHKGRLWWREIPREAVDVEELRSDDVLATLESLLRRRYRLEEGPLWFTRFVPLQGEDECVRDNNHNLKYKYVCLFGFHHNVSDGTTNMKFCKVFLQVVNDLLAGREVDMRQEGVFATPLHDQIADDASSQGYLFTIFLKRFYKGILSYGAYVRNFTHIYRMPAENIASTRVLHHELDEFTTRNLLRRCKMEGVTLNSAFTAAANLTLYQMMADKNHSLDATTVNSLQAINMRRYWPKDAQPNTFGCHISMLDVGFATKRADLDGFWEYSRGVHSSLVYQLTTTQHPLKIQPISERLILIIRSNSWLDWAGFPSTNDNHYTVTNMGDLTHTFPGMGDEVEVSRVLRSVSCHFMPTLCQHTLQTFRGRFCYSLDYYTQKLSRETATTYAQGIIDLLRKSIHTPN from the exons ATGACCGCCGCGCATGACCACGGCTGCATGACCACAGTGTACGCGCTGTGGCTGGACGCCCGCGCGCCCATCGACTTTGAGGTCATCAAGCAGGCCACCTCTATCATGTACAG GAAGCTGCCTCATCTGCGCATGTCGATCGGCCGCCACAAGGGCAGGCTGTGGTGGCGCGAGATCCCGAGGGAGGCCGTGGACGTCGAGGAGCTGCGCAGCGACGACGTCCTGGCCACTCTCGAGTCACTGCTCCGACGCCGCTATCGCCTGGAAGAGGGCCCCCTCTGGTTCACGAGGTTCGTCCCCCTCCAGGGCGAGGACGAGTGCGTCAGAGACAACAACCACAACCTCAAGTACAAGTACGTCTGCCTCTTCGGCTTCCACCACAACGTAAGTGACGGAACGACCAACATGAAATTCTGCAAGGTGTTCCTGCAGGTAGTGAACGACCTGCTGGCGGGGCGCGAAGTGGACATGCGTCAGGAGGGGGTCTTCGCTACGCCCCTTCACGACCAGATAGCCGACGACGCGTCCTCGCAGGGCTACTTGTTCACTATCTTCCTTAAACGCTTCTACAAGGGTATCCTCAGCTATGGGGCCTACGTCAGGaactttacacacatttatagaatGCCCGCAGAGAACATAGCGAGCACGCGGGTCCTGCACCACGAGCTGGACGAGTTCACCACCAGGAACCTTCTCCGGCGGTGCAAGATGGAGGGCGTGACCCTGAATTCGGCCTTCACCGCCGCCGCCAACCTCACGCTGTACCAGATGATGGCGGACAAGAACCACTCGCTGGACGCGACGACCGTCAATTCCCTGCAGGCCATCAACATGCGACGCTACTGGCCCAAGGACGCGCAGCCCAACACCTTCGGCTGCCACATCTCCATGCTGGACGTGGGCTTCGCAACGAAGCGCGCTGACCTGGACGGCTTCTGGGAGTATTCGCGCGGCGTGCACTCGAGCCTTGTGTACCAACTGACCACGACGCAGCACCCGCTCAAGATCCAGCCCATCAGCGAGcgcctcatcctcatcatccgcAGCAACTCGTGGCTGGACTGGGCGGGCTTCCCCTCCACCAACGACAACCACTACACCGTGACCAACATGGGCGACCTGACCCACACCTTTCCCGGCATGGGCGACGAGGTCGAGGTGTCGCGGGTGCTGCGCTCCGTGTCGTGCCACTTCATGCCCACGCTCTGCCAGCACACCCTGCAGACGTTCCGCGGCCGCTTCTGCTACTCCCTCGACTACTACACGCAGAAGCTTTCGCGGGAGACCGCCACCACGTACGCACAGGGCATCATAGACCTCCTGCGGAAGTCCATCCACACGCCCAACTGA